From the Cryptomeria japonica chromosome 2, Sugi_1.0, whole genome shotgun sequence genome, one window contains:
- the LOC131056082 gene encoding pathogen-related protein-like translates to MDPWSTCEVEDSDIEGDDPYRGNINGESEKNTMWRHGAPPSYTLVNTLFESTRTKVWPKGSLEETVQNLVKTWEMELSHKTRIQDFKTIDPQKFSLSTNGRPALSGKETLEVGSYNALMQTSLPEEFQYFKTSKETFESSHEIFRTAMPGGFAWEVVEVYTGPPVVNFKFRHWGVMEGPFKGHAPTGEKVQFTGIAIAKVNEKLKMEEVEVYYDPAELCGGLLRGPFDQNYGEYKTGIKGCPFFA, encoded by the exons ATGGACCCTTGGTCTACTTGTGAAGTGGAAGACTCCGATAT CGAGGGAGATGACCCATATCGTGGGAATATAAATGGAGAGTCTGAGAAGAATACAATGTGGAGGCATGGAGCTCCTCCTTCTTACACTCTAGTCAACACTCTCTTTGAAAGTACCAGAACCAAG GTATGGCCCAAAGGTTCCCTTGAAGAAACTGTTCAGAACCTGGTTAAAACATGGGAGATGGAGCTTTCGCATAAGACTAGAATTCAGGACTTCAAAACAATTGATCCTCAAAAGTTCTCACTCAGTACAAACG GTAGGCCTGCTCTATCAGGAAAGGAGACATTAGAAGTGGGCAGCTACAATGCTTTAATGCAGACTTCTTTACCAGAGGAGTTTCAGTACTTCAAGACATCCAAGGAAACATTTGAGTCCTCTCATGAAATATTTCGGACAGCCATGCCAGGAGGATTTGCATGGGAAGTTGTGGAAGTTTACACAGGGCCTCCTGTTGTGAACTTCAAATTCAGGCATTGGGGTGTCATGGAGGGCCCCTTCAAAGGCCATGCTCCCACTGGAGAAAAAGTCCAATTCACAGGAATAGCCATTGCTAAG GTGAATGAGAAACTGAAAATGGAGGAGGTGGAAGTATATTATGATCCTGCAGAACTGTGTGGAGGACTGCTTAGAGGGCCATTTGACCAAAATTATGGGGAGTATAAGACTGGGATAAAGGGCTGCCCCTTCTTTGCTTAA
- the LOC131056081 gene encoding pathogen-related protein-like, which produces MSSAEMLGEKVAGVELREEDDPYRGNMHGDSEKNTVWRHGAPPSYTLVNNLFEQTRTKVWPKGSLEETVQNLVKTWEMELSHKTRIQDFKTIDPHKFSLSTNGRPALSGKETLELGSYNALMQTSLPEEFQYYKTSKETFESSHEIFRTAMPGGFAWEVVEVYTGPPVVNFKFRHWGVMEGPFKGHHPTGQTVQFTGIAIAKVNEKLRMEEVEVYYDPAELCGGLLRGPFDQNYGDYKTGIEGCPFFA; this is translated from the exons ATGTCGTCTGCAGAAATGTTAGGAGAGAAGGTTGCAGGTGTGGAATTGAGGGAAGAAGATGACCCATATCGTGGGAATATGCATGGAGACTCTGAGAAGAATACTGTGTGGAGGCATGGAGCTCCTCCGTCTTACACCCTAGTCAACAACCTCTTTGAACAGACCAGAACTAAG GTATGGCCCAAAGGTTCTCTGGAAGAAACTGTTCAGAACCTGGTGAAAACGTGGGAGATGGAGCTTTCGCATAAGACTCGAATTCAGGACTTCAAAACAATTGATCCTCACAAGTTCTCTCTCAGTACAAACG GTAGACCTGCTCTATCAGGAAAGGAGACATTAGAATTGGGAAGCTACAATGCCTTGATGCAGACTTCTTTACCAGAGGAGTTTCAGTACTACAAGACATCCAAGGAAACATTTGAGTCCTCTCATGAAATATTTCGAACTGCAATGCCAGGAGGATTTGCATGGGAAGTTGTGGAAGTATACACAGGGCCTCCTGTTGTGAACTTCAAATTCAGGCATTGGGGTGTCATGGAAGGCCCCTTCAAAGGCCACCATCCCACTGGACAAACAGTACAATTCACAGGAATAGCCATTGCTAAG GTGAACGAGAAGCTGAGAATGGAGGAGGTGGAAGTATACTATGATCCTGCAGAACTGTGTGGAGGACTGCTTAGAGGGCCATTTGACCAAAATTATGGGGACTATAAGACTGGGATAGAGGGCTGCCCTTTCTTTGCTTAA